Sequence from the bacterium genome:
GTATTGGATATATTTTTCTATAATAATTGATATGTGCTTTCGTTGTAAACACACATCGCTACGGCATGTCCCCCAAGAAAAATGGGCAGACTAATTAGTCTACCCATTCCATCTCATCGATACATCTTTGTCACTGGTTCGTTACAACCCCATCGCTTCCGGATTCAACGATTCGAGCGTCTTTTTAACGAAGCTCAGGAATTTTCCGGCAAGCATGCCATCCACAACCCGGTGATCATACGATAACGTGAGTTGCATGATGCTGCGCACCGAAATTGAGTCGTCCCCATTGGCGTCGGTGGTAACCCAAGCTCGCTTTACGACAGCGCCGGTGCTCAAAATCGCTACCTGCGGCTGGTTGATAATTGGCGCTCCCCAGATATTCCCGAAGACGCCAGCATTCGTAATCGTGAACGTACCGCCTTGTAACTCGTCCGGGGTTATCGTCTTACTACGCGCTTTTGCCGCAAGCAAGGAAATCTGTTTGGCAATCCCGATTACCGACAATTGATCGCAATGCTTCACCACCGGGACGATCAAATCTTTTTCCGTAGCCACCGCGATACCAATGTGATAATCCTTCCGAACGATCACGTCGGTGCCGCGAACGCTCGCATTCACCCACGGATGCTCTTTAAGCGCTGAACAAACCGCATGAGCAACGAACACCGTCGGGGTAATGTTTACGCCTTCACGTTCCTTGATGCGATCCTTATTCGCTTCGCGCCACTTCATGATCCGGGTCATATCGATTTCGATATTGCTGTAGACATGCGGTGCAAAGTGCTTCGAGTACACCATGTGCTCCGCAATCTTCTTGCGGATGTACTCCATCGGCTGTACTTCGACCCGGTCGCCTTCCTTCCAGCTCGCCTGATATTGCGGATAACGCGGCACCATGATGTAACCACTAACATCTCCCGTCGGTACTGCGCTGGCAGTTGCCGGTGGCGGTGGGGGCGTCGTGTATGCCGGAGCGGTTGGTGCCGCAACAACTGCTGGTCGGACAGGAATGTCCGACGTACTGCTCGTACTGCCACGATGCGCCAGA
This genomic interval carries:
- a CDS encoding 2-oxo acid dehydrogenase subunit E2, producing the protein MAKVDMVMPQLGESIAEGTIVSWKAKIGDTVTRDVTILEVATDKATLEVPSPATGTLVEILVEKDITVPIKTVIARIETEAGAVAPASAAKEEKVERPKDFPEPVMTEQVDARSSSPHDGSDRGGLQPKEFSRGGKPATPAPAPVAPAPVASLPPVIEGKRFYSPVVMKMASEHNVSMDELSRIPGTGLEGRVSKKDMEQYLAHRGSTSSTSDIPVRPAVVAAPTAPAYTTPPPPPATASAVPTGDVSGYIMVPRYPQYQASWKEGDRVEVQPMEYIRKKIAEHMVYSKHFAPHVYSNIEIDMTRIMKWREANKDRIKEREGVNITPTVFVAHAVCSALKEHPWVNASVRGTDVIVRKDYHIGIAVATEKDLIVPVVKHCDQLSVIGIAKQISLLAAKARSKTITPDELQGGTFTITNAGVFGNIWGAPIINQPQVAILSTGAVVKRAWVTTDANGDDSISVRSIMQLTLSYDHRVVDGMLAGKFLSFVKKTLESLNPEAMGL